TCGAGTTAGGACTACGCAGAGATTTAGTTGCTCTAAATCGGGGTTTTAATCAGCTGGGTATTCAGGATTCCGCTTGATAATCCTCTGATTAAGACCGTGTCATTTCATGTGTTAATGATGTTGAATGCCGGGGTAGTGTCGTACAAAAAATGTTCTGTGACCCCAGAAAAATTAAGATCATATTCTGTCCGACAGATATTCTATATAGTACAAAACAGCCCATGTTTAATATAAAGGAAAGATCCATCATGTATCAAATGATCGGTAGTCCTCTAATAAATTTGACATCCCAGTCATTTGGAATAGACATACCCGCatacagtactttgattttttttgtcaatagcctaGTTACATTTTTTCAGTTCTACTCCAATAACGGATTTGgccaaaaaaagaagaagaagagttTATCTACATAGACACATCCTCTTTTCAATACTATAGTATAtctgtttgatttaattatttatatatgtaccCCTTTTGTCagattaatttgattttaaaaattgtatatatatacatttcgGTCCTGATTATAATATGAAGAATAAAATGTCTAAATTCGGAAGAATTCAGACATTTTACATATGCAATTTTTCCAATAATCAATCGTGATCTAAATTGACTTAACGCGACTATAGTCTGCAAAATTATCGATTAATGAGGATTAAGATATATTAATTCTgtcaatatttaataatttatgaaatttactCAATTAGAATATATACATGGAAACTATTTGAAACAGCTTCCCATCTGTTCAAATCAAACGATCGACAGATGATCTGTCGTTTACATGGATCAAAAGTTACCAAAGACTGCAACACGCACCTTGTATCGAGCCCTTTAGACAGAACCACAGATAACTTAGATTTAAATTCAGATAACGTTCAAAAGTCTGCGGAACCTACCaagaatgaaatataattttatgtacaGTGACACAAAAACAtaaattaagaataattttgccaTTTTTTTAGTCCTGATAATCATAATGTCCACATTTGAAAGAGTTATggataattattatataattcatgattgcaaaattttttaaatttgtatgaatttatTTCACCTCTTGATTGAAAACATGAGAAAATCCTATTGTTTGCGATAAACAATCCTgaacatgtttttgttttgataccATGTAAAAGTTTCAATGAAACCGCGAAATCCTTTACTTGCCGTTTCTGTTGTGAACTTAAACAAATTCTCTCGCTTGGCAACGAGAATCATaactttaatattatattactccgcattttaaataattaattatcgAAATATGAGTTAATAAgtaaaatttttacaatataaaaattcaaaatacatgtatcaaaataacaaataatattaaaatgaaaaattagcaTCAGGATAGTGTAAAAATGTGCAAAGCTTTTGGAAACTATTTGGTCTTTATGAATTGACCAATCAAATTTTTAGGACTGGCGGAGGTTTAAAGCCTTACGACAACTATAGTATAAATACAGCGCGCGCTACACTCCAACCGTAGGCAAGCTTTTCATAGCAAAGTTCAAACGGTGAACTAAGAgagcatatatttatttattcacaaTGAGGGAAATCGTACACATCCAGGCCGGTCAGTGCGGAAACCAGATTGGTGCTAAAgtaagtttgtttatttttttatttcagtgatATGAAATtctggttgttttttttttaattcggtAGTTTTTGATGCCCCCCATTCTCTATATCGCGCCGGCGCGGTTTTTATTGCCACACCTGATTCTTTTTTCTTGTCCTCATAACCTCATTAATGTTAATTTATATTGTAATGTCGGAAAGGAGTTCTGATAGTAAAACTGAACCGAAGATCTGTAAAATTGTTAGTGTATATACCGTATTCTTTGCATGACACATTCATGCATACCTTTCCACTTGAAACTCTTCATGCGTGTCGGTTTCATTCCTCGTTTAAACTTAAATATAGTCTTTAGCCTTCTATTATATGTTTAATTCAAAATCTTGTGTTCGTTTTAAAACAAGAGTTGTCAGAATATCGGCATTAGAACTTTTCAGACAAAATCAATATTGTTATAGGCATTGGGTATGAGTCATCCGTAAATGAATTATGTATTGATTGTTTTTGCTAGCTCTCTAGTGTGTTGCTTATAGTTGTATGAATTACTCATGAAACAATACTTTGTAGTTCTGGGAAGTCATCTCTGATGAACACGGAATTGACCCAACTGGCACATACCATGGTGACTCTGATCTCCAGTTAGAGAGAATCAATGTATACTACAATGAAGCCACAGGTAATTCATCTATTTAATAAACTAAATTGTTTAGGATATGCAAGACAAATCCAAAATGGAATTTGAAACTTGAATTTTAGGTcttaaattaacattttgtcAATGGAAGATTCGTTTTACCTTTTACAATTTAACTTCTTCTTGCATTGCAGGAGGCAAATATGTACCCCGTGCAATCTTGGTCGACTTGGAGCCAGGTACCATGGACTCCGTCAGATCCGGCCCATTCGGACAGATCTTCAGACCAGACAACTTTGTCTTTGGACAGAGTGGAGCTGGAAACAACTGGGCTAAGGGACACTACACAGAGGGAGCTGAACTGGTCGACTCTGTTCTTGATGTTGTACGTAAAGAGGCTGAAAGCTGTGATTGTCTTCAGGGATTCCAACTTACACACTCCCTTGGTGGTGGTACCGGATCTGGTATGGGAACACTCCTCATCTCCAAAATCCGTGAAGAGTACCCAGACAGAATCATGAACACATTCTCCGTTGTCCCATCACCAAAAGTATGTATtgacttgaaatattttcatcaagTTTGAAATACTTCATGACTTTCACTTTAAACTTGCAAAGCAACTTGTACTTTACACATTTGACTTGAATTTTTTCAGGTATCAGACACAGTTGTAGAACCATACAATGCCACCCTCTCCGTCCACCAGCTTGTTGAGAACACAGATGAAACATACTGCATTGACAATGAAGCTCTCTACGACATCTGCTTCCGTACCTTGAAACTCACCACCCCCACATACGGTGACTTGAACCATCTTGTCTCCGCCACCATGTCCGGTGTCACCACCTGCCTCCGATTCCCTGGTCAGTTGAACGCTGATCTCAGGAAATTGGCTGTCAACATGGTACCCTTCCCACGTCTCCACTTCTTCATGCCAGGATTCGCTCCCCTGACATCCCGTGGAAGCCAGCAGTACAGAGCCCTCACTGTCCCAGAGCTCACCCAGCAGATGTTCGATGCCAAGAACATGATGGCTGCCTGCGACCCACGTCACGGACGCTACCTTACCGTTGCCGCCATGTTCCGTGGCCGCATGTCCATGAAGGAGGTTGATGAGCAGATGTTGAACGTCCAGAACAAGAACAGCAGCTACTTCGTTGAATGGATCCCCAACAACGTCAAGACCGCCGTCTGTGACATCCCACCACGTGGACTGAAGATGTCCGCCACCTTCGTCGGAAACAGCACCGCCATCCAGGAGCTGTTCAAGAGAATCTCTGAGCAGTTCACCGCTATGTTCCGTCGTAAGGCTTTCTTGCATTGGTACACTGGTGAGGGTATGGATGAGATGGAGTTCACTGAGGCTGAGTCCAACATGAACGACTTGGTGTCTGAGTACCAACAGTACCAGGATGCCACCGCCGAGGAGGAGGCTGAGTTTGATGAGGAGGAAGGAGAGGGTGAAGAGGCCTAAACAGGGTTCTCTGAAGGAACATTCTAGTCGCAGCAACATCTTTGTGAATATAAATACTCAAAAAGACCTACCATCAATgtcttaaattgtaaaaattgataattcTGGACTTGTTAAGATCTGTTATAAACCAGAATACAAGACATCAAAAAGCTATTCTCTTGTTGCTTATGTTTTGCAGACAACCAATTGAATAtataaaagatttatttaaGATATATTAGTCATTTGCATGCTTCAGTGCTTTTAATGAAATGCTTTTAGTTCAAAGTTGGTCAATGGTGAAGTTTAAATTGCCACAATGCGTGGCATCGTCTGCTATCTACATACAGAATTATTTACTAGTGTAGAAGTCAATAAGTATAGAATCGATTTGTTTCAAATACCACCTGAGATGAGCAGTAATTTTAAAGTCTgctaaacaaaaataatgccAATCAATTCATGCAACCACTACAAGCCTTTGATGAGTATCTGAAAAATTAAGAACAAGCAGAACATTACTTATACAAAGCAGTCGGTagcaaaaaaattgtttaaaagctCCAAAATTGTTTCCACTGCTGTGCAAATGGTTAAACTCAATGGAATTCTTACATTGGGGTAAAACCAATTGCAGTATAATTAGGTCATTATCTTCTAGACAAAATGCTCATTTTTGACAAAGAACTCTTGAAAAGGAGAAAAACTATTAGAGAGgtacaattctaaattgttggCGCATTATCTTTTTCATTGGTAATTCAAGCAAGACATTCAGAAGTACTAGCAAGAAATTCTGACAAGCCTTATCTTTTGGCCCAATCTGCTGAACAAACTCCAAAAAAGGGAGCAAGATGACAAAATCAATAGAGCACATCATTATCTCATATAAGAGCAATATTACATCTACATTAAATGATGCTGAAGTTCATCTATTGATTTCATAATCTTGCTCCTCCTTTGGGAAACTGAATTATAACATTCTGTGACCCACTAAAGAGGTTGTAGTTCATGATGCaacaaatatttgataaacaCGATAGTGCAATTCATAAAAACCAAATAATGACCCATCAGAACAAAATTAATCTAAACAAATGCAGGATCTCCCaagatttgaaaataattttaatgataatccatttaaaagtacatgtattttttaaatcagagCAAAATTCAGACCTTTGACGATCTGCGGTTTTATCAAGTTTGTCAAAGTCCTACCATGTTTTATAGTTGTTTTGAGACAAATCTTTTTCACcctattaaaaatatacaaatattgactggggttgagggcaacattgattatattagctcTGAAGGGCGAAATATAGACCTGAAGTGGAGAGCAATATATTCATTCCAAGGGGGCTGATAAAATCAATGTTGCAAGAaaacagtcaacatttgttttgttttatatgcatgaagaaacaaaccaaaaaatcaagaaaagatttttttgaaacaaaGTGTAATATAATGCCATGAATGCCCCAGCTGGTATACAAAACTATTCATTtgttaacacatttttttttttcaaggggcATAACTGTCAAAAATCATCAGGCTAAATTCGACTTAACCTGTATTGTCAGGTAAATTACCTGTATATGCAATTTCAactttatttaagaaatgaactcaatgtctacccaagttatactcgtataacctgggttggggcaatttacgctttataatccgcaaagcggattataaaaatcacgtcggttgacaatggttttcaagaggtgtcaatttcaacagttaccctcccaaacaggcactatttattctattatactgaatgtcttatcttaaaaggaaattttactgcttttatatagaaatgaactGAATTCTACTGCGAACCGTATGTGCATAtcaatttacgcgcatgtaacaattcgttttattatactttcatgttaaatactgaaatctgattggtttagacgcagttgataatctgttctattaccctcagcgttagcaacacacttggcaacgggtaacattacgaattgttacatgcgcgtaattgatgcgcgtacggttcgcagTAGAATTCAAGTCATTCCTGTAGAaaagcagttaagttttctttaaattgacattcagtataataaaataaatagtgtctgtttgggaggataataGTTGAAATCGACaaccctcgaaaaccattgtcaacgtccgctttgcgtcggttgacaatggttttctcggggtgtcaatttcaactgttaccctctcaaacaggcactatttatatagtgttacccgttgccaagtgtgttgctaacgctgagggtaatagaacagattaccaactgcgtctaaaccaatcagatttcagtttttaacatgaaagtataataaagtattatataaatggtgcctgtttgggagggtaacagttgaaattgacacccctcaaaaaccattgtcaaccgacgcgaagcggaggttgacaatggtttttgaggggtgttaatttcaactgttatcctcccaaacaggcactatttattttgttatactgaatgtcttaatttttaagaaaattttactgctattatataggaataacgtgaattctacagcgaaccgtacgcgcataatttttgCGCATGTatcaatttgtaatgttacccgttgctaagtgcgttgctaacgctgagggtaatagaacggattatgaactgcatcttaaccaatcagatttcagtatttaacatgaaagtataacaaaatatcatatcatatgaagtTAAGTTCTTGATTCAACAGATAataaactagaactg
This is a stretch of genomic DNA from Crassostrea angulata isolate pt1a10 chromosome 4, ASM2561291v2, whole genome shotgun sequence. It encodes these proteins:
- the LOC128182576 gene encoding tubulin beta chain, whose protein sequence is MREIVHIQAGQCGNQIGAKFWEVISDEHGIDPTGTYHGDSDLQLERINVYYNEATGGKYVPRAILVDLEPGTMDSVRSGPFGQIFRPDNFVFGQSGAGNNWAKGHYTEGAELVDSVLDVVRKEAESCDCLQGFQLTHSLGGGTGSGMGTLLISKIREEYPDRIMNTFSVVPSPKVSDTVVEPYNATLSVHQLVENTDETYCIDNEALYDICFRTLKLTTPTYGDLNHLVSATMSGVTTCLRFPGQLNADLRKLAVNMVPFPRLHFFMPGFAPLTSRGSQQYRALTVPELTQQMFDAKNMMAACDPRHGRYLTVAAMFRGRMSMKEVDEQMLNVQNKNSSYFVEWIPNNVKTAVCDIPPRGLKMSATFVGNSTAIQELFKRISEQFTAMFRRKAFLHWYTGEGMDEMEFTEAESNMNDLVSEYQQYQDATAEEEAEFDEEEGEGEEA